Proteins found in one Thermaerobacter subterraneus DSM 13965 genomic segment:
- a CDS encoding FAD-binding oxidoreductase has translation MASLHGDRLAAALRALVGAGRVRAGASEREQHGRDLTVHPPHNPDVVVYPENTEQVQAVLRWAAAEGVPVVPFGAGSSLEGHVIPVRGGISLDLGRMDAVIALDPEARVVQVEPGLRRSRLNAYLAREGLFFPVDPGADATLGGMAATNASGTNALRYGAMKHQVLGLEVVLAGGRVLRTGLLARLAQRPAAALGVDATWPGQARPAATGAGQERPGAAGAGEGGGDRLGASLGPGGRVTGGSPDVAAGARSFKPSWCVALPNWDLTPLFVGSEGTLGVITALALRVYPLPEAVVAARAVFPSLEAAAQAAVEVTRRCPAATRIELLDERTLAAVNTYRGTTYPEKPTLFLEWSGGPAAVEGDARRGRAACARWGATDFAVERDAAGRERLWDARHHAGLAVTAVAPGRKKLSTDVCVPLSQLPAALRHARATVDTLGFAAGIVAHAGDGNFHVLFAVDPADPEEVRRARRAGEAIVRDALARGGTCTGEHGIGLGKRHYLLEEHGPAGVAVMAALKALLDPYGIMNPGKVLPADPGVAPGGSHIPGV, from the coding sequence GTGGCGAGCCTGCACGGCGATCGTTTGGCCGCAGCGCTGCGCGCCCTGGTGGGCGCCGGGCGGGTACGGGCGGGAGCGTCGGAGCGGGAGCAGCACGGCCGGGACCTGACGGTCCACCCGCCCCACAATCCCGACGTGGTGGTCTACCCGGAGAACACGGAACAGGTGCAGGCCGTGCTGCGCTGGGCGGCGGCGGAGGGAGTGCCCGTCGTTCCCTTCGGAGCGGGCAGCAGCCTGGAAGGGCATGTGATTCCCGTGCGCGGCGGCATCAGCCTGGATCTAGGGCGCATGGACGCGGTGATTGCCCTGGATCCCGAGGCAAGGGTGGTGCAGGTCGAACCCGGGCTCCGGCGCTCGCGCCTCAACGCGTACCTCGCCCGGGAGGGCCTGTTCTTCCCGGTGGACCCGGGTGCCGACGCCACCCTGGGCGGCATGGCGGCCACCAACGCCAGCGGGACCAACGCCCTGCGCTACGGCGCCATGAAGCACCAGGTGCTGGGGCTGGAGGTGGTGCTGGCGGGGGGCAGGGTGCTGCGCACGGGGCTCCTTGCCCGCTTGGCCCAGCGGCCGGCGGCTGCCCTGGGGGTGGACGCGACGTGGCCGGGCCAGGCGCGTCCTGCGGCCACGGGCGCCGGCCAGGAGCGGCCTGGGGCCGCGGGCGCCGGGGAGGGTGGCGGGGACCGGCTGGGGGCTTCCTTGGGTCCAGGCGGGCGGGTGACAGGCGGTTCGCCGGATGTCGCGGCGGGCGCTCGGAGTTTCAAGCCTTCCTGGTGCGTTGCCTTGCCCAACTGGGATCTGACGCCCCTGTTTGTCGGTTCCGAAGGTACCCTGGGGGTCATCACCGCCCTGGCCCTGCGGGTGTATCCGCTGCCCGAGGCGGTGGTGGCGGCGCGGGCGGTCTTCCCCAGCCTGGAGGCCGCCGCCCAGGCCGCCGTGGAGGTGACCCGGCGCTGCCCGGCAGCGACGCGCATCGAGCTCCTGGACGAGCGGACCCTGGCGGCGGTGAATACGTACCGCGGCACCACTTACCCGGAAAAGCCCACCCTGTTCCTCGAATGGTCCGGCGGGCCGGCGGCGGTGGAGGGTGACGCGCGGCGCGGCCGGGCGGCCTGCGCCCGGTGGGGCGCCACGGACTTTGCGGTGGAACGGGACGCGGCCGGGCGCGAGCGCCTGTGGGACGCGCGCCATCACGCCGGGCTGGCGGTGACCGCGGTGGCGCCGGGACGGAAGAAGCTCAGCACCGACGTCTGCGTGCCCCTGTCCCAGCTGCCGGCCGCCCTTCGTCACGCGCGGGCCACCGTAGATACTTTGGGCTTCGCGGCCGGCATCGTCGCCCATGCCGGCGACGGCAACTTCCACGTGCTCTTCGCCGTCGACCCGGCGGATCCCGAAGAGGTGCGGCGCGCCCGCCGGGCCGGCGAGGCCATCGTGCGCGATGCCCTGGCGCGCGGCGGCACCTGCACGGGCGAGCATGGCATCGGCCTGGGCAAGCGCCATTACTTATTGGAAGAACACGGCCCCGCCGGCGTGGCGGTCATGGCCGCGCTGAAGGCCTTGCTGGATCCCTACGGGATCATGAACCCCGGCAAGGTTTTGCCCGCCGATCCCGGCGTCGCGCCGGGAGGTTCCCACATCCCTGGCGTTTGA
- a CDS encoding phosphate/phosphite/phosphonate ABC transporter substrate-binding protein, translating to MPKRKAASILVALLLVAAFVLSACGGGNQQAEGPKDPDKLVMGFVPSQNATTLQETAEPLGKMLSDELGIPVEVFVSTNFIGLVEAMANEQVHIGFLNPFAYVIAKDRGDPVEVMFKSVRHGNDSYRAQIFVRADSGINDVQGLKGKKFAFVDPASTSGYLFAAHYLLKNGIDPEKDIEAIMAGSHDGAVLSVYNGQTDGGASFEDARTLLKDDYPDVMDKVKVIAYTDPIPNDTISVASWLSDDLKKRIHDAFAKIAQTEEGKKVLFDIYEIEGLTDAKDSDFDIIRNVAKDMGINLEELAD from the coding sequence GTGCCGAAGCGCAAAGCCGCCTCGATCCTGGTGGCCCTTTTACTGGTCGCGGCCTTCGTGCTGTCCGCTTGCGGCGGCGGCAACCAGCAAGCGGAGGGGCCCAAGGACCCCGACAAGCTGGTCATGGGCTTCGTCCCCTCGCAGAACGCGACCACCCTTCAGGAGACGGCCGAACCGCTGGGGAAGATGCTCTCCGACGAGCTGGGGATTCCTGTCGAGGTCTTCGTTTCCACCAACTTCATCGGCCTGGTTGAGGCCATGGCCAACGAGCAGGTCCACATCGGCTTCCTCAACCCCTTTGCCTACGTTATTGCCAAGGACCGCGGCGACCCGGTGGAGGTCATGTTCAAGAGCGTGCGCCACGGCAACGACAGCTACCGGGCGCAGATCTTCGTCCGGGCGGATAGCGGGATCAATGACGTGCAGGGCCTGAAGGGCAAGAAGTTCGCCTTCGTGGACCCCGCCTCCACCTCCGGCTACCTGTTCGCGGCCCACTACCTGCTCAAGAACGGGATCGACCCGGAGAAGGACATCGAGGCCATCATGGCGGGCAGCCACGACGGGGCCGTGCTCAGCGTGTACAACGGCCAGACGGACGGTGGCGCCAGCTTTGAAGACGCTCGCACCCTGCTCAAGGACGACTACCCCGACGTGATGGACAAGGTCAAGGTCATCGCCTACACCGACCCCATCCCCAACGACACCATCTCGGTGGCCAGCTGGCTGAGCGACGATCTGAAGAAGCGCATCCACGACGCCTTTGCCAAGATTGCCCAGACGGAAGAGGGCAAGAAGGTCCTCTTCGACATCTACGAGATCGAGGGCCTGACCGACGCCAAGGACAGCGACTTTGACATCATCCGCAACGTGGCCAAGGACATGGGGATCAACCTGGAAGAACTGGCCGACTGA
- the phnC gene encoding phosphonate ABC transporter ATP-binding protein, translated as MIEFRHVSKVYPGGVRALRDVSLKINPGEFVVIVGLSGAGKSTLLRCINRLIEPTEGEILVDGVDVRKLKGAELRRLRSQIGMVFQTFNLVKRSSVIKNVLAGRLAHTPVWRGLLGWFPREDVRLALECLDRVGIADKAWVRADQLSGGQQQRVAIARALAQRPKIILADEPVASLDPPTSHVVMSDLRRINREDGITTIVNLHFIDLALAYADRIIGMRNGQVVFDGPAAGVTEKTFEEIYGRPVRAEDFRGGVEGAAPLAREAALAPGEGSSR; from the coding sequence TTGATCGAGTTCCGCCACGTCAGCAAGGTCTACCCGGGCGGCGTGCGGGCCCTTCGGGACGTGTCGCTCAAGATCAACCCCGGCGAGTTCGTGGTCATCGTGGGCCTGAGCGGCGCCGGCAAGTCCACGCTGCTCCGGTGCATCAACCGCCTGATCGAGCCCACCGAGGGCGAGATCCTGGTGGACGGCGTGGACGTGCGCAAGCTGAAGGGGGCCGAGCTGCGCCGCCTGCGCTCGCAGATCGGCATGGTCTTCCAGACCTTCAACCTGGTCAAGCGGTCCTCGGTGATCAAGAACGTGCTGGCCGGCCGCCTGGCCCATACCCCGGTCTGGCGCGGGCTGCTGGGTTGGTTCCCGCGGGAAGACGTGCGCCTCGCTCTGGAATGCCTGGACCGCGTGGGGATCGCGGACAAGGCCTGGGTGCGGGCCGACCAGCTTTCCGGCGGCCAGCAGCAGCGGGTGGCCATCGCCCGCGCCCTGGCGCAGCGGCCCAAGATCATCCTGGCGGACGAGCCGGTGGCCAGCCTGGACCCGCCCACGTCCCACGTGGTGATGAGCGACCTGCGCCGGATCAACCGCGAGGACGGGATCACCACCATCGTCAACCTGCACTTCATCGACCTGGCCCTGGCCTACGCCGACCGCATCATCGGCATGCGCAACGGCCAGGTGGTGTTCGACGGGCCCGCCGCAGGGGTCACGGAAAAGACCTTCGAGGAGATCTACGGCCGGCCCGTGCGCGCCGAAGACTTTCGGGGAGGCGTGGAGGGCGCGGCGCCCCTGGCGCGGGAAGCCGCCCTGGCGCCTGGGGAGGGGAGCTCCCGGTGA